The DNA sequence GGAAGTTCCTATTCCGagtaagttttttaaaaagtattttaaataaatattcgtttAGGAATTAACAAAGTAGAATGATGTcgtttatatatacatatatatgtataattttatttttagacaaTCCTGTTAGCGTTTTACCGAAGcctattaataatatcaagGATACAGGACCTCGCCGATCATTAAATTTAGAAGATTACAAAAAGAAACGTGGTCTTATCTAACAGTTCATACGTCTTGCATATCTcatacttaaataaaaaaaagaaaaacaaaagaaaaaaaagacgttaAAGTTTAATGTATGGAAATATTTGCCAAATAACTAAATTTCTCACAGGTAGATGGACATttctgatttattaatttttataacagttAATAGCATAGGATGAATTTGTGTtttatataatagaaaaaaaaattttggtaAAAATCCATTTTAATAGTAGAATAAGACAcataacgtaataatattagaTACGCCGAAAGACAGATAtagcgacggcagctagcgaatgTGAGTTtaagcgtcgtgtgcgtcgagttttaCATGTActgcatgtatataccgcgccggccggtttgccgatgaccgatttcTCTTCGTTCTTTCATTTCCTGCCTCTGCtgcctaggattacgtactATGCTAGCCACTATCACCGCAGAAAGTGCCATATCTGTTCTTCGGTGTAtatttctatcttaaaaatatacgttatATTATTCATGTATTGATGTACAGTATGTtgccattttaatatatttttcactttACTGCTCATATATTTTCTATACATCAATTAGAAGAAACGAGACTATATAGATAGATATTAGATagttaattgaattattatttgtattgtttaaaattttaaacactAATACAAGAgtgaaaaaagtatttttagtgataatgattttttttcgataggagattaaaaaatacaattatagatgaatatttttatctgtagcttatttttttttgtttttttttaattattttaatgtcacTGAAAATAATGTGTCAAATTTGTagttgtatttataattatgacaTGTAGAAAGTATGTACAAAACAAATTGTactgtattattataataaggCATCTTCATTATCTCCTCATTTCTTCTATCGAAattgtacatacatgtatTTAGAAGTGTGTCGTATTTAAggattgataaaaaaaatctttaaacaattgtttaaaattatttaataagctCTTATTTTTCTGacttatacaattttttttaatcgtatatATGTAgcttaatattgtaaaattatgcaaaataattcttgcatttgtgtataatatatcgtttgTATGAAACGTGTTAGCAGGTATGTTTGGAGAATGCACGCTGAGTACTGGCATAAttaacgtattaatatttataatactcaaaagcgataaaaaaatggaTAAGATTAGGAACTAGAAATTCGAATATGCATAgcaaattacatatatttgtatatgtttaataatagTGAATATTACTATCAATTATacagttatttattaatatatatacatgcaaTTTGCTAGTAATATTCGGGATACATAACACCACACACGTATGTATAATAAGGAGCACGACGTTTGTAATATatcaattactttttataattgtaaaaaaatgtgtttcctctattataattattaatactttctttttttttttaacgcgtatAAGCTTTCATCACTAGTGACTGTatcaaatattacaaatttttaactttctgCTCAAGATACAGTGAACTTTTTGTAATAAGTATATAATGCAACTTACGcgtatacaaaaaataattttgattaaacgCTCATTTCTAATGTCGaaggtaaaataatatttaaaattagaaaaaaaaaattaatagaaattaaagataacacattaaagtatttatattaaaaaattcaagttaTAAAGATTAATCTCAATATTActtaacgaaagaaaacacGATAAagttttgataaaattgtttaaagatattttttactttattgattgattaatatataacattcTTTCAGCAAGccaagtaaaaagaaaaaaaaaagcatgagGTATTACATAAGCTTTTAGAAtgtaattgattaaatttaccTTAGTTTTGTATCCACAATGTCATATATATCGCCGAAAATTCTCAGCGAGCCGTAGCCTCCTTTTTCCTCTAAGAAATATCATATTCTTTAATCGTCAAGTGTAGTTTctgaattttgtaataaatgtaaaaaaatatgtataaattttttttttgtaaatatcgttattaataCTGTATTAATACTGAATaagttgtaaataatttagtttaattaattttaatttttaatttactgcaCTTTACTTTATTTCGTTGTATTTTATCTTCAAgttaattttaagttaattttattgtaaaatttctgatttatcgtttaatcgtACTACTGAAATCTCTGAACGTCTGATCATATCCGACGGCGCGATTGTTTATTTCCGTGGCTGTAGACTTCCTCACCCGTTTGGATTTAACCTACGCAACGTTAGTTTCGTTTGAACCAAATGAAAAAGTTTGACTCGCCGTCAATGGGTTTTTAAGTGTCAACGTAATTTGCTGCGAGCCGCGACTTCGACTCCAAATTAAAGTTCAATCCGCCACATCCCGTAAACGTCGTAGCTGCTTGATCAAAGATACTGACAATGATAATCATGTATTTGGTATATCGCATCTTCGCCAGTGTGATTTTCACGATGATAAATGCGACGATTGTGACGTATATGTGCCAACGCGTgagttataattatatattctcGTACATTCTTTATGTCCAAGTCATTGAGaacgtatatatttcttattgcaatttaattatcgtttaTTTGACAAACATTTAGTCACACGTGTAACTAACAATATTCTAACGTTTCAGTTTTTCCGAGTGATGAGAACGCATTATCAGATTATGGCCGAAGCTAAGGAATCTAATTcaatcgtaattatattttatattgtaactaacaacgtattaaaatttctttgtaTTACTAACTGCACTCAGTTACTTAAATCTTTACTTCATatggaattaaaattaataatataatttaagtaatatgCTATTGTCGTTCAACAGGCTTCTGAGTCACgagcaaattttaattacatcaaGCTGAAGATATCCGAAGGAATGGATCaggtattttaattaaattaccttTATAGCTtaagaataatataacgtattagcgagtaatttttaatgaaattgttAAGATGAAGGAAGACGTCGCTAAAGAATTGTTCATCACCGACCATTTAACAAAGCTCGGTTCGAGAGTAAGTCTATTACTGCAACGTTATTTGGAATTGGAGGGAGGATTAATCGAggtatttatctatttttaagaaacataaagaatttaatataattcagtaaattgaaaataattttgcaaaaataatttatataaaaaaaaaatacgtaaaaagtATGCTTAAACTTAAACGCAGTTAAAAAACCAAGTTAAAAGCTTTACTCATTATCAGCTGGTACGAATGAATCACAATACAAAAAGCGTACGAGTCGAAACCCCGATTGATATCAATGAGGAAGTTAAATGCATCTTTGCGGCGGTGAAAAAGAAGCGATCTCAATCGCAAGAGCAACAAGACGGTCCGCGTACTCTGAGAAAGTTGCCGATGTCGACGAACGTTTCCACCGGAACGAAAGACTTTATTGTAAATTCGAAGTTTCTTACGTCCCCGTCATGTGATACCGATCTTTCAAACGCACCGGCGTTCGAAAGGCACGAAAAACCACGTACGCCTTTGTATCCAGAAGTCCAGCTCTTGAACGATCCGAGACCGGTAACTGATGCAAAACCTATTGGCTTTAGACCGCCTTGGAAATGCAAGATGTAAAAATGATCATCGAACAAACGTCTCGTATTTTcatactaaaaaattaattctctttaaaatttgtaCGTGCAAATGCGCAACGTACACGTAGGATTGtgatttaaagtaaaataattaagaactACGTAAAAAGACTGTAAATATCATattacgatatatatttttcaaacattCATACTTGTATGatatttgcaatttctttacgttaattttttatttagtcagcaatttatctttttttttatttttattttattttattttattttattttttttttagataatatatttttgcagaaTGACAGCTTATGACTAAAAAGGACAAGCAATGTGATACATTCGAACCAAtctttaattcattaaatttaatcaaaacgttaaaagttttaaattgtCTCTATATAAGGGCCATATTTCAAGCAGGTTTAACTTTAACCACATTTTCAATTTGctgtttatttcttttcaattcTACAAGCATTAAAACAAGACAACGAGCAAATTAAACCGAGATTAAAGTAAATCTGCTTTGGTGGAAATGGTCCTAAAAGTTACGAGGagagaagtttttttttttaatatttttctttttaagattaTGGTTTGAGACACAAGAtattcgaattattttaatatctttaaatagaGACTCTTTCAGACGAGTTTTGTTAAACAGGTTTGATACATCATGCTTATATTTTTTGATACTTTTCTTTCCCACATTGAACTGAgttaatatatacaattaactACACATTAACAGTATATACAGTAATACGCCAGTCATATTTAGATGTAAGTAATCATTTTTATGATGCAGCGCGTTTTGTCTTTGAAGAGTCGTTGAAGGTACAGCGAGAGCAAGAACttctttaatacaaatttaaaaactatatcTCGATGCAagtgataaataatttgttttaatgcaGAGAaactttcaattaaataagacattttttttaacgtttaacttaatttttcgCAGAGGATGAactaacaaatatattttgccagactatttttattgtataaaattttcaaataggCCTTTATCGATTTTGTTAGTGTggtgtttttttctttttttttttttttttttacttttaaatacttCACGACTCTCAATTTCTTAATTCATCCTCTAGATGTGAGATTTTAagtgtatttatatattcgtatggttttctgcatttttaatgaaaaatcaaaCTAAATCAAGCAGCTTTGTCAATTAAAGAaccttattataattttacttgaaaCGTAATCTCACGATTGCGTTTCGcgatacatataataaatttcgatgtAATAATTCCAACTTTAAATTGGCAACCATTGAGGGCAGGAAGATGATTATTTATGTCAATCATTTCTGAAGTTACGTGTAGATTAAacgaagttttttttttattagagcAAGCGTGTATAATTCGTGATTTATGTTCCTCGCTGCGCTTCTCTTTGCCCTTTGTCCTTTCTACGTCTTTCATCTCGTTATCCTCCTCTTTTGTCCTGCGCCAATTAACGTCGCTGCCTGTTTGATAGATAATTATTGAGCCTCTTGACGAATCCGCTCCAACTAGCTCGATCAATCTCGTCAAAGTTTCGTTTAAAGAAGCTGTCAAATGCCGTATCAATTTCGTCGATGTTCCTCTTTGAGAAGTGATCAAATCCCGATCGATCGATTTCGTCGAAATTGCGAGGGTGAACGTTTATTCCATTGGGCCGCCTGCAATAGTGAAAAACGAATTAATCTATGCTTTGacgattctttttaaataaaacgttatacaagaaaaaaaagagatttcaATAAAACTTTCTAGTTTTCACGTTTTTCGTATTAGTAAATAATTCTACAATGAATACAAcgtgattaaatttataggAAGATTGTCAGAACGATGGGATTATCGATAAGATTAATTCGTTACAATGCCATGGAGTTATGAATGGTTACAGTCAAACCAGTTAGATATGAGGTGTTCAATCGCTACGattcttttatgttttttttaggAAACTCGTACGAACGTAACTCAATATCCGTAACGATATCTACCGTCCGACGTTTATAAAAACGGTGGTGTTGAAGCGAAAAGACGATAGACGCAGAGAAAATGTGTTTTATCGAATCACCGTGTGAAAAAACAGTGGTTCGAAATATCGAGAGCACTTTATTCCATCCtattttcctttatatttttttaacattttctgctttacaaaatatatttttttattttctcttttcgttgAACGTTACTTACAAATATTTGCTACTCGTTTTGCTATCAAGATAAATAGTCGTATTAATCGAATATGATCAGGCAAGTGGGAATAGAAATGACCGACGATTAGTGAGAAATATTGCATGACTCTATTTCTATCTATCTTTATTTGTTCGTTTATTTTTCCGTATTAATTTCGATCATTAAACTtcgacgaaataaatttatttaattgaatgtaaaagctCTTCGCTTAAATAGATCTACATCTTATTATCACAGGTCGGGTGCGTGTATCTATATAACAATTTACCTGAAAGGTATAAACCTCTTGCTCTCGCCAAAGGCTGATCCGTATAATAAATCTACGTCCCGAAGTCCCTGCCGCAACGGGTGGCCACCGCTGATACCATTTATATTGTGGTTGCCCATaccttaaatattttagaattgcACTATATCcgtgttaattttaatgagaaactgtacaatattttatttaagacaaTCAAGAAACGGATGTTGATTTTGGAAAGGATACATGCATCACGgaagaatttattaacttttcatttaataaaacaagaaGTAACTAGATAACTAGATAATTAAGAAACatataacgtaataatttttttcttcaactgAGTTATTCAATTTGTCACGCGTaatggattaaaattaaatctaatttagtttgcgcatttaatatttaatttaatttaatcggcgCGCAGCAACGGTCACGTGTAGAAGTCCCTAACGCGCCGATTAATCACAGCGCGCCATCGATCGTCTGATCACTAGGGGCCTACATGACCCTCTGCGTAGTCGAGAGAATATGCCGACCATGCGCGGGCGGTTTCCAGGACGGATATCGAGGCTGCGTGTTCTCTCACGGTTTATCGTCTCGTGTTTGTGTCTCGCCTTGCTCTCAGAGGACCTTGTGCCAAACGCAGTATCCTGCGCAGCACACCGCCGTGTATACCCACCGATATTTGACCGATCAAATAGAGGTTAGTCGTCTCGCAATTTATTCCGCCGTGACAACTTCGCGTACTTAAAGTCGGACGACGGTACGCGGGCATCGATAGCTTGCGTTCGCGATCGAAATCTTTATAGAAACTTAATTCGCGTAGTCGTGAACCGCGGCGACTTTGTTATTACTTCGCTTTACGTTGCAGCGAGTTCCTTGGACCGGGATCAAGGTCGtggtgtcgtggactatctcgcgggtgtccagtgcgcggaaggacgactcggCACGTCCCATctaagaggaggaggaggtccaggaagggtatcctgccccggcggagcaaccccggggtaagcatctttttttctccggatttaatttctttaaacttttgataacgtttccttatttttttctcatttaattaGATTCGATGTCTGCAACATaatcttgtaatttttctgttacagcaagagaaactccgctgcgtcgcatcgtTCAGTGAAAAGTGACTCGACACgtaaactgagaggaggagcaggcccgggacgggcatcctgcaccggcggagcaccttttaggtgaatattaattttataaaataaaatctttagtaaaaaaaaaaacttttacctttttttttttattaatcttattcaTTCATatactggcatgtctacattaattgtttcttttttatgttacagtcaccggctgaattttacaactccgctgaatgcagattggtgagtcacataattttttttcataacttttaattGGGTTTCTTGAACCGGCAACACGTCGTCGGTCATTATAATGTCGCACGCGAATTAGGAAATTAGGCGCGCTTTCAGAAAATAACGCACGCAAAGCGTGCTTCTTctagtaaatataaatacttgaTTGAGATTTTTTACATAACATATAGGTAGCATATCgggtataattaaaattccacAAGAAAATCATTAcacatattacaaaattaaaagtcaaTTTAGGAGCCtttctttcttaatataatCCTTTTTAAGCCTGTATCTCTTCTTTCGTTCTATATTGTTTTGTTACAATCGGGAATtgcttgaaaattatttcaaacttCTCACGAAGTTTCCGCCTCCAATCTGATCCAAATTTCGCATTAGATTATCGCCTTCGATCTGATCTAAGTTTCTCACGAGATTTCCTCCTCCGATTTGATCTAAATTCCGCATGAAACGTTGCGTCCCCAGGATTACCGGCTTGTCGGTGCGTCGTTTTGTTTCCGCATTCTGATAGTAAAGGCTTCTAACTAAGTTTCCACCACCGATTGAGTCCAGGTTTCTTACTAAATGTCCACCTCCGATCTGGTCTAAATTTCGAACTAAATGTCCTCCACCGATCGAGTCCAAATTTCTGAGTACATGTCCGCCGCCGATCTGGTCTAAATTTCGAACCAAATGTTCTCCACCGATCGAGTCCAAATTTCTAAGTACATGTCCGCCGCCGATCTGGTCTAAATTTCGAACCAAATGTCCTCCACCGATCGAGTCCAAATTTCTGAGTACATGTCCACCTCCGATCTGGTCTAAATTTCGAACCAAATGTCCTCCACCGATCTGGTCCAGATTTCTCGCAAGATATTTGCTGCCGAATAGATCTCTAGCGATTTCTTCGTCGGCATTTTGCGCGGCGTTTAGAATATAGCGTTTGATAAGTTGATCCATGAATGACTGGTTATTTATTTGATCGTCACTTAAATCGGGGCTGTACGAATGATGCGTCGTGTCTGCAAACGTTACAGAATTGATTGGAAAGTTATTGAGATTTCCATTACGAAATTGATCGATAAAAAGTGTTTCTCGACGAGTCGCGTCGAGCATTTGCCTATCGCTAATTGGATTTAAATATTGCGTTAAACGATTATCTTCTTCGTTAAATATACCCTTGAATTGCTTGTCGGTGTCCCTCACAAGATGTCCGCCGCCAATTTGATCCAGGTTTCGCTTCACACCCTCGTTCATCCCtaataatgaaagaaagatattACTACGACATTCTATCAAGAAACGAAACTGATATCATTTCggtgaatatttattacgttgttaattacaattgaaatatttatatcgcaCATTTACATCGaacagaataaattaatagtaaacATGCTAGGTGTAATAAATGTGaaggaatttattaaattaaaatctaaatttattgGAATTACGATACATGCTTCAATGATTTCAATCTTCGTGTTACGTTTGATCGCGATGTCGATTTACAATTGTGATTTACGCGGTCATGCGTTATAAACGATTGCTTgtaaaactaatatttaatCTCGTTACGCAATTCGTTTGAATTCCGCTTggtttttctctattttcatTAAGGgtggtataaaaaaaaaaaaaataataaaatagaataaaattgtctATATaactaaagaataaaaatattgcttagataaataaatgcatGCAGAATTgtattacgtaataataatctaGCTTTAcacttgttaaaaattatcgaaTGCTTTTGACAAGTTGCAATTACACGCCATTAAACAATTCGTGCGTATAACAATCATGCGTGGCGTTGGAAAAAAAGTCGCTCGAATCACTGCACGGGAGAAGCTTGTGTGCTAGCCGGGGAGATTGGTTAAAAATCGCAGAGGGAATTTGCGCTCACGAGTGAAATAAAATCCATGCAAAACGCCGCCATGCGAGGCATTAGTCGGTTTTCACACCTAAACTGCTATCACGCTTACCTTCGACGATGTCGACTGCACAATTTTATGGACGATCCCGCCACACGCGGTGATGCTCGCGTGTAACGTTTCGCGTGCAACTATTTTTCTACGGAACTTTTCACACTCTGTTTCTTTCGGAAAAATTACGGTACCGCGTAAAACTGCGAATTTCCCCGGTGTATTGTTTAAACTTGGCCGGCCACACTTTTTGTTTCACAACACACGTGTTCCATATAAATCATTAATAGCACGATTTAATATGGAAATTCAATGAATAGCGAACGCGTACGTGCGTAAATATAAGGAAATATAGAAGCCGAACTAGTAGAAATGACAACGTGAATAAGTGATGCTTATGTATCTAAATTACAATAAGTTTGGCGAAGTTGCGGCATAAAGCCGAGCTCTATgaatttttcatcgttttGTTAATCTCGCTTGCActgaatagaaaagaaaaaatctctAGATAtttatcaatgaaaaatgCAATTCcgtcgttaatttattattcagatGCGACTAGTTTCTGTAcgtagttaataaaaattattgtcagcatatttttaaagatgatCGCAGctgtttgataattaaattattgcaaacGGTCGAATTAAGTGTTACGTTTTCCTGTTAGACGTGGGTGTTTTATAG is a window from the Cardiocondyla obscurior isolate alpha-2009 linkage group LG01, Cobs3.1, whole genome shotgun sequence genome containing:
- the LOC139107306 gene encoding uncharacterized protein is translated as MIIMYLVYRIFASVIFTMINATIVTYMCQRFFRVMRTHYQIMAEAKESNSIASESRANFNYIKLKISEGMDQMKEDVAKELFITDHLTKLGSRVSLLLQRYLELEGGLIELVRMNHNTKSVRVETPIDINEEVKCIFAAVKKKRSQSQEQQDGPRTLRKLPMSTNVSTGTKDFIVNSKFLTSPSCDTDLSNAPAFERHEKPRTPLYPEVQLLNDPRPVTDAKPIGFRPPWKCKM
- the LOC139107210 gene encoding uncharacterized protein isoform X1; its protein translation is MALSIAIVFIGVVAYAAAGPVQPRPNTLQQNEYGDLSDRLARYWEDRRMNEGVKRNLDQIGGGHLVRDTDKQFKGIFNEEDNRLTQYLNPISDRQMLDATRRETLFIDQFRNGNLNNFPINSVTFADTTHHSYSPDLSDDQINNQSFMDQLIKRYILNAAQNADEEIARDLFGSKYLARNLDQIGGGHLVRNLDQIGGGHVLRNLDSIGGGHLVRNLDQIGGGHVLRNLDSIGGEHLVRNLDQIGGGHVLRNLDSIGGGHLVRNLDQIGGGHLVRNLDSIGGGNLVRSLYYQNAETKRRTDKPVILGTQRFMRNLDQIGGGNLVRNLDQIEGDNLMRNLDQIGGGNFVRSLK
- the LOC139107210 gene encoding uncharacterized protein isoform X2, with amino-acid sequence MALSIAIVFIGVVAYAAAGPVQPRPNTLQQNEYGDLSDRLARYWEDRRMNEGVKRNLDQIGGGHLVRDTDKQFKDTTHHSYSPDLSDDQINNQSFMDQLIKRYILNAAQNADEEIARDLFGSKYLARNLDQIGGGHLVRNLDQIGGGHVLRNLDSIGGGHLVRNLDQIGGGHVLRNLDSIGGEHLVRNLDQIGGGHVLRNLDSIGGGHLVRNLDQIGGGHLVRNLDSIGGGNLVRSLYYQNAETKRRTDKPVILGTQRFMRNLDQIGGGNLVRNLDQIEGDNLMRNLDQIGGGNFVRSLK